The following proteins are co-located in the Haloarcula marismortui ATCC 43049 genome:
- a CDS encoding MBL fold metallo-hydrolase, with protein MFTRVSIPTPFQVGPVNAYIARRTIVDPGPDSEEAWSRLVEALEARELSPDDIEQVLVTHPHPDHFGMANRFAERGARVLASEPGAEIMGDFAAQLHTEQSYFADFFERCGVSRETAETVTQLPEAFLPYAQSVDTDRALAAGDTVTVDDTELTVDTVQGHSAGEIIFSYDFQGRREAVVGDNVLGDITPNPFLQVPDERGTRPKVLPAFNDSLRWLRKQGHDRFLTGHREPVESPPERIDDILAEHDQRTAEVADIVSGGATTPSDVMTALFGDLPATEYFAGMSEAVGHLDVLEVTDRVEKRESGGVFVYESA; from the coding sequence ATGTTCACACGGGTGTCGATTCCGACGCCGTTTCAGGTCGGGCCAGTCAATGCATACATCGCGCGACGAACTATCGTCGATCCGGGCCCCGACAGCGAGGAAGCGTGGTCGCGTCTGGTCGAGGCGCTTGAAGCACGCGAGCTGTCGCCGGATGACATCGAGCAGGTACTTGTCACACACCCGCACCCGGACCATTTCGGCATGGCGAACCGGTTTGCCGAGCGAGGGGCGCGTGTCCTCGCCAGCGAACCGGGAGCAGAAATCATGGGCGATTTTGCGGCGCAACTGCACACTGAGCAGTCCTACTTCGCGGATTTCTTCGAGCGCTGCGGTGTCTCACGCGAGACTGCTGAAACTGTCACCCAGCTACCGGAAGCCTTCCTGCCCTACGCTCAGAGCGTCGACACCGACCGCGCGCTCGCGGCCGGTGATACCGTCACCGTCGACGATACAGAACTTACGGTCGACACCGTTCAGGGCCACTCTGCGGGCGAAATAATCTTCTCATATGACTTTCAGGGCCGCCGCGAAGCGGTTGTCGGCGACAACGTGCTGGGTGACATCACGCCCAATCCGTTCCTGCAGGTGCCCGACGAGAGGGGGACGCGCCCGAAGGTGTTACCGGCATTTAACGACTCGCTACGATGGCTCCGCAAGCAGGGTCACGACCGCTTTCTCACCGGCCACCGCGAGCCCGTCGAATCACCGCCGGAACGCATCGACGACATCCTCGCGGAACACGACCAGCGCACCGCGGAGGTCGCCGACATCGTCTCTGGCGGAGCGACGACGCCGAGCGACGTGATGACCGCGCTGTTCGGCGACCTCCCGGCCACAGAGTACTTCGCCGGGATGAGCGAGGCTGTCGGCCACTTGGACGTACTCGAAGTCACTGACCGTGTGGAAAAACGCGAGAGCGGCGGCGTCTTCGTGTACGAATCAGCGTAA
- a CDS encoding NuoI/complex I 23 kDa subunit family protein, translated as MIGILKSMATTMKHALDGETFTVEYPDVAPEVSPRFRGVHKWSQERCIWCRQCENVCPNNTIQIVMDEQRNGEQYNLHIGQCIYCRLCEEVCPTDAILLTQNFEFTADTKDEFAYDKEQLKNVPWYKDIDPLESREPDRGAWIGEGDGEVDYQ; from the coding sequence ATGATTGGAATCCTGAAATCAATGGCGACGACGATGAAACACGCCCTCGACGGGGAGACGTTCACAGTGGAATACCCGGACGTCGCCCCTGAGGTGAGTCCCCGCTTCCGCGGCGTCCACAAGTGGAGCCAGGAGCGGTGTATCTGGTGCCGGCAGTGTGAAAACGTCTGCCCGAACAACACCATCCAGATCGTGATGGACGAGCAGCGCAACGGCGAGCAGTACAACCTCCACATCGGCCAGTGTATCTACTGCCGACTGTGCGAGGAAGTCTGCCCAACCGACGCGATCCTGCTGACCCAGAACTTCGAGTTCACCGCGGACACGAAAGACGAGTTCGCCTACGACAAGGAACAGCTCAAGAACGTGCCGTGGTACAAGGATATCGACCCACTGGAGTCCCGCGAACCTGACCGGGGCGCGTGGATCGGCGAGGGCGACGGCGAAGTCGACTACCAGTAA
- a CDS encoding tyrosine-type recombinase/integrase, whose translation MTQSLEAIVPEEAVELYLKSRGQDASESTIQNHRYRLKHFLKWCEHASIENLNELSGRDCENYKNWRIAQGDVADITLEQQLRTFRVFLRYCESIEAIETGISEKLIVPKVSKGEAVRDDAITHEEACAIREHLRKYEYATKEHVIFSLLYHTGMRRGACVSLDAADWHSEDEYIEVQHRPDASVSTPLKLKQEGERNLSILDAGLSEAVDDYISHNRIPHTEPDGREPLFTTSNGRISGNAVQSIVYRVTRPCYYGKECPHDRDVDTCEATESNHYSACPSSVSPHPIRRSAIHHHLNSNVSKSIASERMAVSVDTLEEHYDARSREEKRQARQNELTNL comes from the coding sequence ATGACACAATCGCTCGAAGCCATCGTACCAGAGGAAGCAGTAGAACTGTATCTCAAATCAAGGGGGCAAGATGCTTCGGAAAGCACCATCCAAAACCATCGCTACAGGCTGAAACACTTCCTGAAGTGGTGTGAACACGCTTCAATCGAGAACCTCAACGAGTTGTCTGGCCGTGACTGTGAGAACTACAAAAACTGGCGTATCGCGCAAGGGGATGTAGCCGACATAACTCTCGAACAGCAACTCCGTACCTTCAGGGTGTTTCTCCGATACTGCGAATCCATTGAGGCAATCGAGACAGGCATCTCGGAAAAACTCATCGTCCCGAAGGTCTCGAAGGGAGAAGCAGTTCGAGATGATGCAATCACTCACGAGGAAGCGTGTGCCATCCGCGAGCATCTACGGAAGTACGAGTACGCCACGAAGGAACACGTCATCTTCTCTCTGCTGTACCACACGGGGATGCGGAGAGGGGCCTGTGTCTCGCTCGACGCCGCAGACTGGCACTCGGAAGACGAGTATATCGAGGTACAGCACCGGCCTGATGCGAGTGTCAGCACACCTCTGAAACTCAAACAGGAAGGTGAGCGGAATCTGTCGATACTCGATGCTGGCCTCTCCGAAGCGGTGGATGACTACATATCCCATAACCGGATTCCCCACACCGAGCCTGATGGGAGAGAGCCGCTGTTCACCACGTCGAACGGTCGCATCTCTGGCAACGCCGTGCAGTCCATCGTCTACAGAGTGACGCGCCCCTGCTACTACGGGAAGGAATGTCCACACGACAGGGATGTGGATACGTGTGAAGCAACGGAATCGAACCACTACTCAGCCTGCCCATCTTCCGTATCACCGCACCCCATTCGACGGAGTGCCATTCATCATCACCTTAACTCGAACGTGAGCAAGTCGATTGCTTCGGAACGGATGGCCGTCTCTGTTGACACTTTGGAAGAACACTACGACGCCCGTTCGAGGGAGGAGAAGCGACAGGCACGGCAGAATGAACTGACGAATCTTTGA
- a CDS encoding complex I subunit 4 family protein has translation MWVAALLLVTLLGTGLVFLSPDRYAGKLAAAVSAVPALGSIYMYWVYLTQYGGTGNALLSPADIAFGQQIPWITLGELEVSYYVGLDGISMPLLALTTVLTTLAIVSAWTPIDERQSQFYGLMLFMEVSLIGVFSALDFFLWFVFWEGVLIPMYLLIGVWGGPRRKYAAIKFFVYTNVASLVMFAGLFALVFSTDLTSLSLPAMAEAFRTASGLPTIAGVNLMTISFILMFFGFAVKVPVFPLHTWLPDAHVEAPTPVSVMLAGVLLKMGTYALLRFNFTMLADTARQLAVPLAIIGVVSVIYGAMLALAQRDLKRIVAYSSISSMGYVILGLVAFTPYGMGGATFQMIAHGLISGLMFMCVGVIYNTTHTRMVGDMSGLADRMPWTVGIFVAAAFGYMGLPLMAGFAGEYFIFQGSFNAPTLGGAAPVLTSLAMFGIVIVAGYLLWAMQRTLFGGFNLETDYEVSPAAFHDVAPLAVLLLLVIALGVAPDLSFGMIQDSISPVLDIGGGA, from the coding sequence ATGTGGGTCGCCGCGCTCCTGCTCGTGACCCTGCTGGGAACCGGCCTCGTGTTCCTCTCACCTGACCGGTACGCCGGAAAGCTCGCCGCAGCCGTCAGTGCGGTGCCGGCACTTGGCAGCATCTACATGTACTGGGTGTACCTCACGCAGTACGGCGGCACGGGCAACGCGCTGCTGTCGCCCGCCGATATCGCGTTCGGCCAGCAGATCCCGTGGATCACGCTGGGTGAACTGGAAGTGTCGTACTACGTCGGCCTTGACGGCATCAGTATGCCGCTGCTCGCGCTGACGACAGTACTGACGACGCTTGCCATCGTGTCCGCGTGGACGCCAATCGACGAGCGCCAGTCCCAGTTCTACGGGCTGATGCTGTTCATGGAAGTGAGCCTCATCGGCGTGTTCTCCGCGCTCGATTTCTTCCTCTGGTTCGTCTTCTGGGAGGGCGTCCTCATCCCGATGTACCTGCTCATCGGTGTCTGGGGCGGCCCGCGCCGGAAGTACGCCGCGATCAAGTTCTTCGTCTACACGAACGTGGCGTCGCTGGTCATGTTCGCGGGCCTGTTCGCGCTCGTGTTCAGCACTGACCTCACGTCACTGTCCCTGCCCGCGATGGCCGAAGCGTTCCGCACCGCAAGCGGTCTCCCGACCATCGCCGGCGTGAACCTGATGACCATCTCGTTTATCCTGATGTTCTTCGGGTTCGCGGTGAAGGTGCCCGTCTTCCCGCTGCACACATGGCTGCCCGACGCACACGTCGAGGCCCCGACGCCGGTGTCGGTCATGCTGGCCGGTGTCCTGCTGAAGATGGGGACCTACGCGCTGCTGCGGTTCAACTTCACGATGCTCGCTGACACGGCGCGCCAGCTCGCCGTTCCGCTGGCTATCATCGGCGTTGTCAGCGTCATCTACGGCGCGATGCTCGCGCTGGCACAGCGTGACCTCAAACGCATCGTCGCCTACTCCTCGATTTCGTCGATGGGCTACGTCATCCTGGGCCTGGTCGCGTTCACGCCCTACGGCATGGGCGGGGCGACCTTCCAGATGATCGCCCACGGCCTCATCTCGGGGCTGATGTTCATGTGTGTCGGCGTTATCTACAACACGACGCACACGCGGATGGTCGGCGACATGTCCGGCCTCGCGGACCGTATGCCCTGGACGGTCGGCATCTTCGTCGCCGCCGCCTTCGGATACATGGGCCTGCCGCTGATGGCTGGCTTCGCCGGGGAGTACTTCATCTTCCAGGGCTCGTTCAACGCGCCGACGCTCGGTGGGGCTGCACCGGTGCTGACCTCACTGGCGATGTTCGGCATCGTCATCGTGGCTGGCTACCTGCTGTGGGCCATGCAGCGCACGCTGTTTGGTGGTTTCAATCTGGAAACAGACTACGAGGTCAGCCCGGCCGCGTTCCACGATGTCGCACCGCTGGCCGTGTTGCTCCTGCTGGTCATCGCACTCGGTGTCGCGCCGGACCTCTCCTTTGGTATGATACAGGACTCGATTTCACCGGTTCTCGATATCGGAGGTGGTGCATAG
- a CDS encoding NADH-quinone oxidoreductase subunit N, producing MVALPDWMALAPALSLALASLVLLLADSIDPDSTNTGLLAGISVLGSLLSFGFAGWFITAGTGMADNTGVALFNSQLVVDQMALFFMAIVGSVTTLVVLASYDYITEHSYQAEFFALVLLSATGMSLLSAANSLATAFVALELVSLPSYALVAFLKENKGSVEAGLKYFLIGAVSSAVLAYGISLVYAATGVLRFDGVATAISSGTIQTISEGSIQAQSGDPAVPMAILGVGILMIIGGVAFKTASVPFHFWAPEAYEGAPAPISAFLSSASKAAGFVLAFRAFAVAFPIGDLLAAGGAINWVMAFQILAIATMFIGNFAAATQETVKRMLAYSSVGHAGYVLIGLAAVSGSGEGLSLSLSAGMSHLLVYGFMNTGAFLFIALAEYWGVGRRFEDYNGLGKEAPVACAAMTVFLFSLAGLPIGGGFFSKFYLFSATLNVGAWSLAAALIINSALSLFYYSRVVKAMWIEEPTGSRTIESYPMGLYTAVVGAAIVTVLLVPGFNRVSEIAFQAAQLL from the coding sequence ATGGTCGCACTCCCTGACTGGATGGCGCTCGCCCCAGCGCTCTCGCTGGCCCTCGCCTCTCTGGTGTTGTTGCTAGCGGACTCGATTGATCCGGACTCAACGAACACGGGACTGCTGGCCGGTATCTCGGTGCTCGGCTCCCTGCTTTCCTTCGGGTTCGCCGGGTGGTTCATCACCGCCGGGACTGGGATGGCAGACAACACTGGCGTCGCGCTGTTCAACAGCCAGCTCGTCGTCGACCAGATGGCCCTGTTCTTCATGGCCATCGTCGGCAGCGTCACGACCCTGGTCGTGCTCGCGAGCTACGACTACATCACCGAACACAGCTACCAAGCCGAGTTCTTCGCGCTGGTCCTGCTGTCCGCGACTGGGATGAGCCTCCTCAGTGCGGCCAACAGCCTGGCAACGGCCTTCGTCGCACTCGAGCTGGTGTCGCTACCGTCCTACGCGCTCGTCGCCTTCCTCAAGGAGAACAAGGGCAGCGTCGAGGCGGGACTGAAGTACTTCCTCATCGGCGCGGTGTCTTCGGCGGTGCTGGCCTACGGCATCTCGCTGGTGTACGCTGCAACGGGCGTGCTTCGGTTTGACGGCGTCGCAACCGCTATCTCCAGTGGCACGATCCAGACCATCTCCGAGGGGTCGATACAGGCCCAGTCCGGTGACCCTGCCGTCCCGATGGCTATCCTCGGCGTCGGTATCCTGATGATTATCGGCGGCGTCGCGTTCAAGACCGCCTCCGTGCCGTTCCACTTCTGGGCCCCCGAGGCATACGAGGGCGCACCAGCGCCAATCTCGGCGTTCCTCTCCTCGGCGTCGAAGGCCGCCGGCTTCGTGCTGGCGTTCCGCGCATTCGCCGTTGCGTTCCCTATCGGTGACCTGCTCGCCGCTGGCGGGGCGATCAACTGGGTGATGGCGTTCCAGATCCTCGCTATCGCGACGATGTTCATCGGGAACTTCGCCGCCGCGACCCAAGAGACGGTCAAGCGGATGCTGGCCTACTCCAGCGTCGGTCACGCCGGGTACGTCCTCATCGGACTCGCCGCCGTGTCTGGTTCCGGTGAGGGCCTGAGTCTCAGCCTGAGCGCTGGGATGTCTCACCTGCTCGTCTACGGCTTCATGAACACGGGCGCGTTCCTGTTCATTGCGCTGGCCGAGTACTGGGGCGTCGGCCGCCGCTTCGAGGACTACAACGGCCTCGGCAAGGAAGCGCCGGTCGCCTGCGCGGCGATGACGGTGTTCCTGTTCAGCCTCGCCGGCCTGCCGATCGGCGGCGGGTTCTTCTCGAAGTTCTACCTGTTCTCGGCGACGCTCAACGTCGGCGCGTGGTCACTGGCCGCCGCGCTCATCATCAACAGTGCGCTCAGCCTGTTCTACTACTCTCGCGTCGTCAAGGCGATGTGGATCGAGGAACCGACCGGCAGCCGGACCATTGAGTCGTACCCGATGGGGCTGTACACCGCCGTGGTGGGTGCCGCCATCGTGACGGTGCTACTCGTTCCTGGGTTCAACCGCGTCTCCGAAATCGCGTTCCAGGCCGCGCAGTTGCTGTAA
- a CDS encoding NADH-quinone oxidoreductase subunit J, with product MALAESIAFALFAIVTVGSAAGVVLVRDVWHSALLLGVSLISVAVFYVMNQAAFVATMQILVYVGGVLILITFAVMLTREDESVIEVTP from the coding sequence ATGGCACTGGCAGAGTCAATTGCGTTCGCGCTGTTCGCTATCGTAACGGTGGGCAGCGCTGCGGGCGTCGTGTTAGTCCGGGACGTCTGGCACTCGGCGCTGTTACTGGGCGTGTCCCTTATCAGCGTCGCAGTGTTTTACGTCATGAACCAGGCGGCGTTCGTCGCAACGATGCAGATCCTGGTGTATGTCGGCGGCGTCCTCATTCTCATCACCTTCGCGGTGATGCTGACCCGCGAGGACGAGTCGGTGATTGAGGTGACACCATGA
- the nuoK gene encoding NADH-quinone oxidoreductase subunit NuoK, translating into MIPAETYLLLSAAIFCIGLFGILTRRNALIFLMSVELMLNAANINLVAFSLQHGNLTGQVFSLFTMALAAAEVAIGIGIVLVLYRNFTDVDVTKATTMRW; encoded by the coding sequence GTGATTCCGGCTGAGACGTATCTCCTCCTGTCGGCGGCCATATTCTGTATCGGCCTGTTCGGCATCCTCACGCGACGGAACGCGCTCATCTTCCTGATGTCCGTCGAGCTGATGCTGAACGCTGCGAACATCAACCTCGTCGCGTTCTCGCTGCAACACGGGAACCTCACCGGCCAGGTGTTCAGCCTGTTCACGATGGCACTCGCCGCTGCAGAGGTCGCCATCGGGATTGGTATCGTCCTGGTCCTGTACCGCAACTTCACAGACGTGGACGTGACGAAGGCGACGACGATGAGGTGGTAA
- the nuoL gene encoding NADH-quinone oxidoreductase subunit L — protein sequence MAAFTYAPAIVLLPFVSFLVALFAGDRMPKGGALAGITATGGSLLLSIWVALTVAGGEVHNEILYTWTASVESLRLNFGLLLDPLSALMLLIVCLISFLVHIFSLGYMNDEGENGLPRYYAGLGLFTASMLGFVVANNLLMAFMFFELVGLCSYLLIGFWFRDDGPPSAAKKAFLVTRFGDYFFLIGVVGIFATFGTGLFAPITQGGEVVAESFPMLAEHALVDGELEGIAMLETVGMGPQAWFTVLGLLVLGGVVGKSAQFPLHTWLPDAMEGPTPVSALIHAATMVAAGVYLVARMYGFYALSPTALAVIALIGGFTALFAATMGLVKQEIKQVLAYSTISQYGYMMLALGSGGYIAAVFHLTTHAVFKALLFLGAGSVIIAMHHNENMWDMGGLKDRMPVTYWTFLAGSLALAGIVPFAGFWSKDEVLYEALIHGFGTEGGLGTAYLVAYAMGLLAVFFTGFYTFRMVYLTFHGDARSDTARDPEPVRWNVKGPLTVLGILATTIGFINMKPVAELTGAHIDFLHVWLNGPEEGGWPATLNTGLHHYETLLHDVAHITKGYPLGETTTLLASAGVSLGLALAGVLVARSLYAGADPVEHTDKLGGLKTLLMHNYYQDEYQVWLATGVTYPLARVMNKFDQGVVDGVVNGISSVSLFGGSRIRRIQSGVVSNYATLLTLGLVLLLAAFGIMGGWF from the coding sequence ATGGCTGCATTCACATACGCTCCGGCGATTGTCCTGCTGCCGTTCGTATCGTTCCTCGTCGCGCTGTTTGCCGGCGACCGCATGCCGAAAGGCGGTGCGCTCGCAGGCATTACCGCGACGGGTGGGTCGCTCCTGCTGTCGATCTGGGTCGCGCTAACGGTGGCCGGCGGTGAGGTCCACAACGAGATACTGTACACGTGGACCGCAAGCGTCGAGTCACTTCGGCTGAACTTCGGCCTGCTACTTGACCCGCTGTCGGCGCTCATGCTGCTTATCGTCTGTCTCATCTCGTTCCTCGTCCACATCTTCTCGCTTGGATACATGAACGACGAGGGCGAGAATGGCCTCCCGCGCTATTACGCCGGGCTCGGCCTGTTCACGGCGAGCATGCTCGGGTTCGTCGTCGCCAACAACCTCCTGATGGCGTTCATGTTCTTCGAGCTGGTGGGCCTGTGTTCGTACCTGCTCATCGGCTTCTGGTTCCGCGACGACGGCCCGCCGAGCGCCGCGAAGAAGGCGTTCCTGGTCACCCGATTCGGTGACTACTTCTTCCTTATCGGCGTCGTTGGCATCTTCGCCACCTTCGGTACCGGTCTGTTCGCCCCGATTACGCAGGGCGGCGAAGTGGTCGCTGAGAGCTTCCCGATGCTTGCCGAACACGCTCTCGTTGACGGCGAGCTTGAGGGTATCGCGATGCTGGAGACGGTCGGCATGGGCCCACAGGCCTGGTTCACCGTGCTCGGCCTCCTCGTGCTTGGCGGCGTCGTCGGCAAGTCCGCGCAGTTCCCGCTGCACACGTGGCTGCCCGACGCGATGGAAGGTCCAACGCCGGTCTCGGCGCTGATCCACGCAGCGACGATGGTCGCAGCTGGTGTGTACCTCGTCGCGCGTATGTACGGCTTCTACGCGCTTTCGCCGACGGCACTGGCCGTCATCGCCCTTATCGGCGGCTTCACCGCACTGTTTGCGGCAACGATGGGCCTGGTCAAACAGGAAATCAAGCAAGTGCTCGCGTACTCCACCATCTCCCAGTACGGGTACATGATGCTCGCGCTGGGCTCGGGTGGCTACATCGCCGCCGTCTTCCACCTGACCACCCACGCCGTGTTCAAAGCGCTGCTCTTCCTCGGCGCAGGGTCGGTCATCATCGCCATGCACCACAACGAGAATATGTGGGACATGGGCGGTCTAAAAGACCGGATGCCGGTGACCTACTGGACGTTCCTCGCCGGCTCGCTCGCACTGGCTGGCATCGTTCCCTTCGCCGGCTTCTGGTCCAAGGACGAGGTGCTGTACGAGGCGCTTATCCACGGCTTCGGCACTGAGGGTGGTCTCGGCACGGCCTATCTCGTCGCGTACGCGATGGGGCTGCTGGCCGTGTTCTTCACCGGCTTCTACACCTTCCGGATGGTGTACCTGACCTTCCACGGTGACGCCCGCTCGGACACCGCGCGTGACCCCGAGCCCGTCCGCTGGAATGTCAAGGGCCCGCTGACGGTGCTTGGCATCCTCGCCACGACGATCGGGTTCATCAACATGAAGCCCGTCGCGGAACTAACCGGTGCGCATATCGACTTCCTGCACGTGTGGCTCAACGGCCCTGAAGAGGGTGGTTGGCCCGCAACGCTCAACACTGGACTGCACCACTACGAGACGCTCCTGCACGACGTGGCTCACATCACGAAGGGCTACCCGCTCGGTGAGACGACGACGCTGCTCGCCTCTGCGGGAGTTTCGCTGGGTCTCGCACTCGCCGGCGTGCTCGTCGCGCGGAGCCTCTATGCCGGTGCCGACCCGGTCGAGCATACCGACAAGCTTGGCGGTCTGAAGACGCTACTCATGCACAACTATTATCAGGACGAATATCAGGTGTGGCTCGCGACGGGTGTCACCTACCCGCTCGCCCGTGTGATGAACAAGTTCGACCAGGGTGTCGTCGACGGGGTCGTCAACGGCATCTCCAGCGTCAGCCTGTTCGGCGGCAGCCGCATCCGACGCATCCAGTCCGGCGTCGTCAGCAACTACGCGACGCTGTTGACGCTTGGACTCGTGCTCTTGCTTGCTGCCTTCGGCATCATGGGAGGGTGGTTCTAG
- a CDS encoding complex I subunit 1/NuoH family protein, with translation MQSAPLPETLANLLGLDPNSTAVMILLSLVGAGLIGTLMMTNTALAGPWAKRKITAAFTDRIAVDRIGPYGLFIIVADAVRLLSKELIVPEGVDRPAWDLAPLIIASTALLGFAVIPMGNGIHLADPEVGLAYVFAVASTTSIGLVMAGYASNNKYSFLGGLRAVAQNLAYEIPLILTGASVVIFAGSLQMSEIVAAQQQSLIGPLPSWYAFVNPFAFVLFMIANLAEVGRNPFDIPEAPTEIVAGYQTEYSSVYFVLIYLGEFIHIFLGGAIIATIFLGGPAGPVLPGIVWFLIKIWGVFLFTQWARSAVPRVRIDQLIEIGWKGMLVLSLANLLLTAVIVGVTVQ, from the coding sequence ATGCAGTCGGCGCCGTTACCGGAAACGCTCGCGAACCTGCTTGGGCTTGATCCCAACAGCACGGCCGTGATGATCCTGTTGAGTCTCGTTGGGGCTGGTCTCATCGGGACGCTCATGATGACGAACACGGCGCTTGCCGGTCCATGGGCAAAGCGAAAGATTACGGCCGCGTTCACCGACCGTATCGCCGTCGACCGTATCGGCCCGTACGGGCTGTTCATTATCGTGGCTGACGCCGTTCGCCTGCTATCGAAGGAACTCATTGTTCCCGAAGGCGTCGACCGACCGGCGTGGGACCTCGCGCCGCTGATTATCGCCAGTACCGCGCTGCTTGGCTTCGCTGTGATTCCGATGGGGAACGGCATCCATCTCGCCGACCCCGAAGTCGGACTGGCGTACGTGTTCGCCGTGGCCTCAACCACGTCGATTGGCCTCGTGATGGCCGGCTATGCATCGAACAACAAGTACTCATTCCTTGGCGGACTGCGCGCCGTCGCGCAGAACCTCGCCTACGAGATCCCGCTCATCCTGACCGGCGCGTCGGTGGTTATCTTCGCCGGCTCGCTCCAGATGAGCGAGATCGTCGCCGCACAGCAGCAGTCGCTGATCGGCCCGCTGCCGTCGTGGTATGCGTTCGTGAACCCCTTCGCGTTCGTGCTGTTCATGATCGCAAACCTCGCGGAGGTCGGCCGGAATCCGTTCGACATCCCGGAGGCACCAACCGAGATTGTCGCTGGCTACCAGACCGAGTACTCCTCGGTGTACTTCGTCCTGATTTACCTCGGGGAGTTCATCCACATCTTCCTCGGTGGGGCGATCATCGCCACGATTTTCCTCGGTGGACCGGCCGGTCCGGTCCTACCGGGCATCGTCTGGTTCCTCATCAAGATCTGGGGCGTCTTCCTGTTCACGCAGTGGGCCCGCTCGGCGGTCCCGCGTGTCCGGATCGACCAGCTCATCGAAATCGGCTGGAAGGGAATGCTGGTGCTCTCGCTGGCGAACCTGCTGCTGACCGCGGTTATCGTCGGGGTGACCGTCCAATGA
- a CDS encoding DUF7553 family protein has protein sequence MNKHFEDARYYLKRAGKTATKGVKEELEPVEERFRELTGKEVEPEPSRLEAVKADLKKLQGKAEGEAEEAIADAREKISEYRGTEEQEA, from the coding sequence ATGAACAAACACTTCGAAGACGCACGATACTACCTGAAGCGCGCCGGCAAAACCGCAACCAAGGGCGTCAAAGAGGAACTCGAACCGGTCGAGGAACGGTTCCGAGAACTCACTGGGAAGGAAGTAGAGCCGGAACCCAGCCGACTGGAGGCCGTCAAGGCCGACCTGAAGAAACTGCAGGGAAAAGCAGAGGGGGAAGCCGAGGAAGCGATCGCTGACGCCCGCGAAAAGATCAGCGAGTACCGCGGTACGGAAGAGCAGGAAGCGTAG